In Granulicella mallensis MP5ACTX8, the sequence GCGATACTGGTCGACGGTGCGATGGTCTCTGACGCCCCAGTGCAGCTCGAAATCGAGACTGATGACAAACGATCCGGGATTTTGCAAAGTATCCATCTCTAGTGATTGATCAGTGACAGATAACTCGCAGCGACACTGCGGACGGTGAACTGCTGCAGGTGCTTGTAGCTATCGATTGGCTTTGGATTGTCCAGGGCGGCTAAGAGGGCCTGCGCCATGGCTTTATGGTCTCCTACAGGTACGAGCGCGCCATATCTTCCATTGCAAAGCACCTCTGCCGGGCCATATGTGCAGTCTGTCGAGACCACGGGCATGCCCAGGGCCAGAGCCTCTACCAACGCTACTCCGAATCCTTCCCACTGCGATGAGAATGCAAAGACGGCGGCACGCTTCATGAATCGATAGGGGTTCTGTTCGAAGCCGGGGAGGGATACGTCCGCTGCGAGACCGGCTTCCTGGATGGTTTGTTCGATGCGGGCTCTATCCGGACCTTCGCCGAGGATCATCAGGCGAGCGGGGCGCTGGTTTCTAACGATGCGGAATGCCTGCACCAGCATCGGAAAATCTTTCTGCTTATCCAGCCTGCCTACGCCTAATAGCACCGGCGGCTGGCCCGGCTGGAACCATGGATGTTCGACCGTTGCCGCGGCTGCGGATTGGAGGGCCTCTGTGATGACAGGATTGTAAATAACCTGAATTTTTTGCCGAGGGATTCCGGTTCGCGCCGAGAGGTCGTCGGCGACTCCGCCGGAGACGGCCACGATGGCGTCTGTTGCACTGAGAGCCCATCGGCTCCACAGCGGCATCAGGCGATATTTGAGCCCGGAGGCGTTGGCTATGACCTGCGACATCGTGTTGTGTTCGGTGGCGATGACCTTTGTTTTTCCGCCGGCGATTGCCCTTGCGATAACTGCCGCGGCGCTGCAATGCGTCATGCCGGCGATCAATGCCTCCGGTTGCCTTGCCCGAAGATACTTTGCGATCTTCGGTACGCTCCTCATCATGCGGTCGGATTCGAGGTCGAAGATCTGAATGTCCTTTTCGAGGAGCCTCCCCATATCACCGCCGGCCCTTCCTGCGACCAGGTCCACTTCGGCGCCGCATTGGCGGAGGCCATTGGCCAGGTTGACGAAGACGCGTTCGACGCCACCGATCACCAGCGTCGGCACCAACAATGCGATTCTCATGGCATGCGTTCCCTGGACCGGAACCTTCCGATCCAACGGTATGATTCATTGTGCATGGGAAACCCTGAAAAACATTGTGGTGAAGACCCAATTTTGCGACCGGTGATGCCGGAGTTAAACACGGTTCGCGGAATCGCTGTTTTGATGGTGTTCCTCTTTCATGCTTTCGAAGATTTTACCCCCGCTGCTCAGCACCTTCCGGCATGGGAACGCGTGTTCTTATCTACCTTGAGCTTAGGGTGGATGGGAGTCAACCTCTTCTTTGTTCTTTCTGGCTTCCTGATTACCGGTATTTTGTTGGGAAGTGTGAGCAAGCCGCACTATTATTCGCGATTTTATCGTCGCCGTGCGCTGCGTATTTTGCCTGCTTATTATCTCCTGCTTGTGGTGCTGGCTTTGGTGAGCAGGTTGAGTTTTGTGAGACAGCATACGTCGCTGGCCTTTGCCGGACTGAGTTTCGTTTATCTCTCCAACATCACGCCCCTGCTTGGAGTGCCGAGAGATTATGCGCCGCTCTGGTCGCTGGCGGTGGAGGAGCACTTTTACCTGATCTGGCCCGCAGCCGTGAGAGTTTTTACCCGGCGAGGCCTTGCGATTGCTGCCGCTTCGATCTGTATCTGCGAGCCGGTGCTGCGAGCCTTTGCTGTTGCCCGCGGGGGACTATGGTGGGGGCCTTACACGTGGCTTTCGGCCGATGGATTA encodes:
- a CDS encoding glycosyltransferase; translation: MRIALLVPTLVIGGVERVFVNLANGLRQCGAEVDLVAGRAGGDMGRLLEKDIQIFDLESDRMMRSVPKIAKYLRARQPEALIAGMTHCSAAAVIARAIAGGKTKVIATEHNTMSQVIANASGLKYRLMPLWSRWALSATDAIVAVSGGVADDLSARTGIPRQKIQVIYNPVITEALQSAAAATVEHPWFQPGQPPVLLGVGRLDKQKDFPMLVQAFRIVRNQRPARLMILGEGPDRARIEQTIQEAGLAADVSLPGFEQNPYRFMKRAAVFAFSSQWEGFGVALVEALALGMPVVSTDCTYGPAEVLCNGRYGALVPVGDHKAMAQALLAALDNPKPIDSYKHLQQFTVRSVAASYLSLINH
- a CDS encoding acyltransferase family protein, which encodes MGNPEKHCGEDPILRPVMPELNTVRGIAVLMVFLFHAFEDFTPAAQHLPAWERVFLSTLSLGWMGVNLFFVLSGFLITGILLGSVSKPHYYSRFYRRRALRILPAYYLLLVVLALVSRLSFVRQHTSLAFAGLSFVYLSNITPLLGVPRDYAPLWSLAVEEHFYLIWPAAVRVFTRRGLAIAAASICICEPVLRAFAVARGGLWWGPYTWLSADGLALGALLAIFARSQWGSRTNVLKLAGFSALLGMILLVMSLPVPRFIAISLRATSVNYGSLSALAIALWLGTGRYRRLANLRILSFYGFISYGLYLIHPLIFHLYNDVSVKYASFFYVGNSFGRCLLRLLVVLVLAMAVAYVSRITYEEFFLRRKDEPGQPQEKPRLV